From Capra hircus breed San Clemente chromosome 1, ASM170441v1, whole genome shotgun sequence:
agcaaagtcgctcagtcgtgtccgactcttagcaactccatggactgcagcccaccaggctccatccatgggattttccaggcaagagtactggagtggggtgccattgccttctccaattttgaACCTAATGCACTGTAAATACTGTTAGCATAGTATAACATACTAATGGGTCTATATCTTTGACATACACATCTAATCATAAATTTAtcaatttaattaataaaattattttattaactgAATCTCTTAACACATGGCAATTTTTAAGAAAGATTAAGAgatgaagaagaaataagattAGAGTCTCTGGTTATTTAAATTCTAGATTATAAGGAATGTAATATGTATTGTCTGAAGCAAATGAAgagtaagtaaaaataataaatttccagGTAATTAAGTGACTGAttagtttatgtttttaaattgtaaatCTTTGTGTATAGTTCTAGAGTATGTTTGTTACTAAGTTGAAATCAACTGAAACCACAAATGTGTAACTCACTTATAAATGTAAACTTCACTGGGTACTTAGGGCTACTTCAATATTAGCTCAGGAGCAAAAACTTTAAGTGATGTATACTGATTGGTACCAATAAGATTGGAACAGAGTCAGTTTTTTATTCTCCACCTTGAAAACAAAaaggctgaaaaataaaaaccaaaactgaaGTGTCATTTCATATAATTCAAATGAACTCTGGAATCATGAAGGCAAAGGGGTCTTACAGCAGGAAAGGCTCATAAAATAGCTTGACAGACATGTAACAGTgttgaggaaagaggaaaaaaaaaagagaactctatttcatttcaaattacacaaatacaaataaatatacaaaatatcacTGACTTCTCATCCATTTTTCATTAAGCTAAAACTCTTAGCTTTTAAGGAAAATCATAGGAGAGACCTGAGACAACTTTTCATCTTACCTTCCACCTGCTCTATGGTTAAAAATGACTAGGGGCATGGCTTATCTGCTCTACCAATAGAAATCTACATGCATTATCAGATTTATTTATTAGCAAACTCAAACGCCTTACCTGGTGGGAGAAATGCTGTATGCTGTTGTAACTGCATGTTGGCTAGAGCCTGTTGGTATTGGAAAATACCAGTGTTAAAGACTGCTGTGGCACCGTTGGTTTTTTCAAGAGCAGGCCTCTTTGGTAATGGGGGAAGTACAGCTTGAGGAATTCCCTGTTTAGTGAGTGAGTATAAAAAACAAATAccagtaaaaagagaaaaagaaaaaagaaaaatcagttgaAGGCTAAAATTGTTAGGAAGCATGAGCAAGCAAGCAGCAGAGCACTTAACTACCCGAGGGAAAAACAtccaataaacaaaaatttaaagggggggaaaaaaaagcaagataaaaGCTTTAAAGGaagcattatttttgttttggagaaaaaaaaaaacccactagtATGAGAGCACATGTTATAATGTGTTAAAGTGTTTTAAGTCCCATAATGCTTCAGGCTTTCTGGGAGAAGCCATTGatttgggaaaagaagaaaagctgcaCCGCGAGCTCCATGAGGATTGACAAGTATAAGCAATGTTAAGAGTTAATTGTACGAAGTGACCGAAACTGGTAAAATAAAACCCAGCCCcactctgccctcctccccaaaTCTACCTGAACATGCACATGTCCCAGAgcatgcaagttttttttttttcttaaaacattgaactataaatattaaaaagtcaaTAATTCTATCACTAAAGCCATGCTAACCAAACAGGTACATAAATATACAGtccaaaaatacatttttaatgtcCTTCAAATACTTCATTAGAACATTCTACAATGTAGTTAAACTGAATGTGGGCTGCTGGGTTTTTGGATTCTTTCATTGTACCACATCTGTCCAGGGACTTGTTTACAGTCTTTCCACTAATTTTGTCAGGAAACCACACTCAGTTTTCATTGTACTTTACAACTTTTtaacagaaaaaggaatatatatttttaaattgattaaaaaaaaaaaacttgtatctACAATAAAGCTACATGCCAAGCTAAAAGGTGAAAGGTCATAGTACCAGGTCAAAGGTTGCCTCGAGGGGTCGCTTCAGTGATTTGACAGCCGACTGAGTCTTAATTAGCAGGCAGCGAGCACATGATGGCAATGGGCCAGTGGGGTTCAAGCGCATTAACATAAACAGCAAGCAGAGGTGCATCATGGGGGCAGCAGTGCATTTTTGGGTAggtgagaaaaaacaaataaaaaaacaaatcatCGGAATGCCATATACAACGAATAACAAGACTAAGCATGCACAATAAAGGCACTACTGAGTTGTTATTGGGAGGATAACTCCTCTTCGTAGTTAATTACAAACAAGATactctaacagaaaaaaaaaaaaagagagagtggaaggaagagaagaggagagagtctGCCTTCTGTATTTTTGCTCAAGTATCCataaacaaacacagaaaagacCTCTCCGTGACTATTTGACTGTGCTACGAAATACCACACAGGGTTCTTTTTCATGAATAATTTAACAATTAAGtcatatatttatgtaaaaaaaaaaggacaacatTAAAACAGCTAagcaaagaacaaaactggaCTCATTAAAATCAGCTATTAGATCACGTTAAATTTTCCCTTCATTATAGTTTAGTATCTGTTCTAAATGATCCATTTCTAACTCTTCCTTCAGTCCTGCTTTCTCCTCTCTATGTAATGGCATAGGCAAACGTCTCTAGTTTTACAGGTCTGTTTATGCCACAATATAGTTCAAGATAATCTAGATACGCAAACTGCTCAACATCTTATACGGAAACCTAAAACCAGTTTTGTTGAAGCAATTCTCCTAAATAGTTTCAGATTTTGTTATGGTTAAAGCAAGATAAATGTAGAGAAGAGCCTTGATGTGCAGAAGAACACACCGAAGGAAAACAATGGCTGATTAGATAGCACACAGAAATAAGAGGACCAGAAATGGCAGTATCGTTAAACTGAAAAGGAGACAGGTGTTCTGTACAAAGCAGAAATTTCAGAAACCCTATATCCAGAGtaagacagagtattaaaaattaGGCCGAGGGTAGGAGCAATCTGAACCATTTGAGGAGTTACCCTCACTTCTCTGAATGGTCACTTCATTACGTATTGTCTGGGATACCTGAACAAACATatcttcagcaaaaaaaaaaaaaaaaaaaaattttaaaaaggttaatAAATGAATAGCTTGTTGTCAGATACAGCTGTTCACTGTTTTTGTGACCGTTCACAAGGACTGAGCTAAGGTCTCTACTCACCATGGCAGCTGCAGTGGCTGCAGCCTGTGCTGCGGCAGCCTGGTTGACCTGGTATTGGGCAGCCTTGATCTTGGCTTGCAGATGTGCGGGAGGATGGAAGTATTTGCACTTTTCCCGAGAGCATCTCCCTTTGATGTAATCCATACACACGGTGACTGTGTTGTCATTGGTGTCAATCATTGTGCTGTCAGCAGGATGGGCAAACCGACAATCATTTTCTCCTCTGTTGCAATTGCCTCGCTGGTACTCTCGACATacctatggggtcataaagtgcACGAAGGTCAGTCAATATGGACAAGTAGAAACTTTCTCAAGATTTAAAGTGCAGGAGTGGTGACAGAAGGCCACAGGTGAAAGGGGGAAAGAATTTGCAAAGGAACCACAAAATAACTTgaaaacattgtgtgtgtgtgagtcactcagtcatgtctgactctttcaaccccatggactgtagcctgccaggcttctctgtccatggaattctccaggcaagaatactggaatggattgccattccctcctccagagaaacttcccgacccaggaatcgaaccctggtctccctcctcacaggcatattctttaccatttgagctacagggaagtcgtAGTATACTAATTACAGCCCCATTTCAAGAAAATGTCCATGAGGAAGAAAATGCACTTAAGATACTAACTATGGTAAAACATCTAATTTAAATAAAGTTGATATActtattcattgttgttgttcaattgcttagtcgtgtctgactctttagtgaccccgtggactgtagctcaccaggctcctctgcccatgggattctccagacaagagtattggagtaggttgccatttccttctccaggggatcttcccaacccagcaactgAACCCGCAACTCCtacattgccggtggattctttactactgagccatcatggaaggcCATACTTACTCATTAGGAAACAGGAGGAAATAGTAACTTTGTAGTGAAGAACTCTATAGACACCACTTAACCAAACAAAGTTAATATCACCAGTAATAAAGACATAATGATATCACATATCTACTGATATGATGCACTGAAAAAAGGTTACAACATCACATTTGTTGTATTATTGCTGAGAATGCATAACCTGAATTTAATCATGACAATACATTAAACAAACTAAAATGGTAGGATGTTTTACAAAATGACTCATCAGTACTCTCCCaaagtgtcaaggtcatgaaagacaaagaaagactgAGATACTGTTATAGACTGAACAATCCTGAGTCAGAGGAAGGATATTGGTAGGACAATGGGTGAAATTTGATTAAGGTCTGTAGATTGGTTAATAGCAGCATATCAATGTTAATTCTCTGGTTTTGTAAGCGGTAACATGGTTATGTAACCTGTCAATATTTAGATAAGCTGGGTGAAGGAGATGTAGGAACTCAGTTCTATTTTTGCAAATTTTATGCTaatcagaaataatttaaaagttaaagtgtaaaaagtaaaatgatagcTTTTTTGTAAAATGTTTCTAAGAGCTATATTTTTGATCGTTAGTTATTCACCGGGTAGTGAATGTAAAGCAGATGGAAAAGGATTAgtttttgttatctgtttgttttATATCTATTAATTTTGGATAGGGTCCCTGGAGAAAAGGTGAAAATGGATTATTTTACATCCATTTGCTTGATTCAGACCTCTTACTATTAAAGGTTgttggggatttcccaggtggcacagtggtaaagaatctgcctgccaatttaggagatgtgggtttaattcgtgggtcgggaagatcccctggagtaggaagtggcaacccactcctgtattcttgctggaaaattccatggacagaggaggctggtgggctacagtccgtggggtcgcaaagagttggatgcaacagCACATACTTCATAGCTTGTCAAGGTgcttgctctttttaaaaagttgccaGCACTTTCATTCAGGAAAATTTGACCTTTTTACCACAAGAGGGCCACCTAAACACAGAAAgtccttttgatatttttatgcTCATATTACTTCATGCTTTAAGgatgtttcctttttgtttttcacaaaTCTTTTACAAACGGAACAGATACAGTCCCTGAACACTCTATTTTGGAATTcacgaagaaaaaaaaaataaggcaaactctgctatgatttaaaaaacaaagattttctTGGATTTAAGTACATAAAACGATTTCATTCAATTCTAGGTGTTTCCTCCTTTTATATACATATCCCATTATTGAGGAAAATGATTCCTTTTAAAAAGGCCTCTATAATTTGTATCATGCTTCACGTTAAAAAAGAGCATCTTGTACCATTTAGAAACTTCAAGCTAAAGAAATGCATCCTATCTATATAGCCAAGTCAACTCTACTCATCACtccaatttatataattttaaaaaattattaaataattactcTGTGCCAGATACTCCCAGAAATATTAGGAGTAAAAGATGACTTAGAAAGTTACGAAAGACGCTACTTTTTTATCATTACATTTATCTTcttgaataaaagaaaacaaggatATCGAAGAGtttataatttgaaaaggaaaCGTGGTTAAGCTGTTTTCCGGAATTCGTGTCCTCCACTCTCACTGAGCATGCAATCAAGCTGTGCTGCTTTCTAAACCACAAATCCCCACTTACTAAATTAGACTTCTCAAAGTACGAGGAGATTTTAAATATGGATTAAGAACTTTTCATGTAGATATGTAAAACTTATGCATAAGCAAAAAGGccacttttctgtttaaaaaaatctatgtcaATTCAGCCTCACCCAACAGTAAACTGTTGTTCGGACACTACTGTTATTAGCTTTTCAGTAATTTTTGCTTTCTCGAATATGCTCACAAAGAATCTGGTGGCAGCTGAACCAACACTCTTCcaatttctcttcctctctgccaCAATGACAAGAAATAACATCTAAAGGTAGTCTATCTGCAGGAGCCTGAATAACTACTAAAATCAAAGATTTGTTATTTTCCAAA
This genomic window contains:
- the MBNL1 gene encoding muscleblind-like protein 1 isoform X12, coding for MAMLAQQMQLANAMMPGAPLQPVPMFSVAPSLATNASAAFNPYLGPVSPSLVPAEILPTAPMLVTGNPGVPVPAAAAAAAQKLMRTDRLEVCREYQRGNCNRGENDCRFAHPADSTMIDTNDNTVTVCMDYIKGRCSREKCKYFHPPAHLQAKIKAAQYQVNQAAAAQAAATAAAMTQSAVKSLKRPLEATFDLGIPQAVLPPLPKRPALEKTNGATAVFNTGIFQYQQALANMQLQQHTAFLPPGSILCMTPATSVVPMVHGATPATVSAATTSATSVPFAATATANQIPIISAEHLTSHKYVTQM